Proteins encoded in a region of the Onychostoma macrolepis isolate SWU-2019 chromosome 20, ASM1243209v1, whole genome shotgun sequence genome:
- the pax1b gene encoding paired box protein Pax-1 → MQMDQTYGEVNQLGGVFVNGRPLPNAIRIRIVELAQLGIRPCDISRQLRVSHGCVSKILARYNETGSILPGAIGGSKPRVTTPNVVKSIRDYKQGDPGIFAWEIRDRLLADGVCDKYNVPSVSSISRILRNKIGNLSQPSQYDSKPSPPQISYNPVYPYSYQNAMSPTGSKLGSPPSVSVSLSRAWPSVHTVSNILGIRAFMDPAAIAGTESYQQKMEDWTGVNRSSFPSVHGVNGIDKLPIESDIKYTQGSSNLSGYVPACAYSANQYGVYGGHAGNYGHWQSQGASLTHPNTGTMIQSPNLHSAISFKNPPREERKSPLSKQQHEGLSAVHGLSES, encoded by the exons ATGCAAATGG ATCAGACGTACGGGGAGGTGAATCAGCTCGGCGGGGTGTTTGTCAATGGCCGGCCTCTTCCTAACGCCATCCGGATCCGGATCGTCGAACTGGCGCAGCTCGGAATCAGGCCTTGCGACATAAGCCGACAACTCCGGGTCTCTCATGGCTGTGTGAGCAAAATTCTGGCCAGGTACAACGAGACCGGCTCCATTTTACCCGGTGCTATCGGTGGGAGTAAACCCCGGGTCACGACGCCAAACGTGGTGAAGAGCATACGGGATTATAAACAGGGCGATCCTGGAATATTCGCTTGGGAAATACGCGACAGACTGCTGGCCGACGGAGTGTGCGACAAATATAACGTTCCGTCTGTGAGCTCCATCAGTCGCATTTTGAGAAACAAGATTGGGAACCTGTCTCAGCCGAGTCAGTACGACAGCAAACCCTCTCCGCCGCAGATCTCCTATAATCCCGTGTATCCGTATTCATACCAGAACGCCATGTCTCCAACCGGCTCCAAACTCGGCAGTCCTCCGTCTGTGTCTGTCAGCCTGTCCCGGGCCTGGCCCTCCGTTCACACCGTCAGCAATATATTAGGAATACGGGCTTTCATGGACCCCGCAG cTATCGCCGGAACAGAGAGTTACCAGCAGAAAATGGAGGACTGGACGGGCGTTAACAGATCTTCATTTCCTTCCGTTCACGGAGTCAACGGGATCGACAAACTTCCAATAGAGAGTGACATTAAGTACACCCAG ggTTCATCAAATTTATCGGGATATGTTCCTGCGTGCGCATACTCCGCCAATCAGTACGGTGTTTACGGTGGACACGCCGGTAACTACGGGCACTGGCAGTCTCAGGGCGCGAGTCTCACCCATCCAAACACCGGGACCATGATACAGAGCCCTAACCTGCACAGCGCCATATCCTTCAAAAACCCGCCCCGAGAAG AAAGAAAGAGTCCTCTGAGCAAACAGCAGCACGAGGGTCTGAGCGCCGTTCATGGACTCTCAGAGTCATAA